The sequence TTCTTCCAATACTCCATTCAAGAATGCagacttaacatccatctgaaaaATCTTCAAATGCTTCTGTGCACCCAAAGTAATTATCATTCTTACTGTGTCAagtcttgcaactggtgcaaatactTCTGAGTAATCTACTCCTTGTCTTTGTCTATATCCCTTAGCAACTAACCTTACTTTCAGTCTATCTATTTCaccatttgacttgtatttttttttataaacccaCTTTCCTGGTGGAAGTGTTGTCAGTTCCCAAGtattattcttctcaattgacttcaattcttcattcataacttgaatccaaccttgttctttagatgcttcttcataagctacaggatcacaatctccaaataATGCAAAATTCACCACATCATCatcaatatcttcatcatctcttgttgAAACATAATCATTCTACCTGGAAGgtatgatatattttcttcttggtcttgtagTTTCTTGTTGTGGTATTGCTTCTGTCCTTGCTTCTTCAGTTTTGTCTTGATCTTGTACTTCTTCCTCAACTACAACTGGAACTGTTCTGACAGCAGCAGGTGGATCAACATTGCTTATTGACCCAATATTATGTGGACCAACATCCCTTGTTGATCCATTGTTATGAGGATCAACATTCGATGTTGATCCACCATTCCAATTCCATTTTGAATCTTCATCAAATATCACATCTCTACTTACAACTATTTTTCTAGTTTTTAGGTTATATAGCTTGTAACCTTTTGTCACTGAACTGTAACCAACAAGAATACATTTTTCACTCTTATCATCCAACTTCTTTCTCAGTTCTTTTGGCACATGTGCATATGCAATGCAACCAAAAATTCTCAGATGTCTTGCACTTGGTTTTACACCTCTCCAAGCTTCTTCTGGTGttatatttttcaaactatttGTAGGACATCTATTAAGTAAATATACTGTTGTATCTACTGCATAACCCCGAAATTTTTTTGGTAAaccttttgttcttcttatatttcttgcCATCTCCATTATAGTTCTGTTCTTTCTCTCTGCTACACTATTCTGTTGAGGTGTATATCTTGCTGATAACTGATGTAGAATATCATGTTCTTCCATGAAACTATCAACAACAGTGTATTTtgttcctctatcagttcttaatATCTTGATGTTTTTACCAATTTGTTTCTCAGCATAAGCTTTGAAACTTCTAAAAGCATGAAAACCATCACTCTTTTGTTTAAGCAAATATACCCATGCTTTCCTACTAAAGTCATCAATGAAAGTTATGAAATCgttattacctccatgtgatgTAACTTCTATAGTACCACACAAGTCACTATGAATGATCTCCAACTGTTGTTCAGCtcttcttgctttgttaactaaAAATGGATCTTTATGCTGCTTGCCAAAGATACAGTTCTCACATCTTGATTCTGGAATTTGAATGAAAGGTAATCCTgacaccatctccttctttgctaaagtttgtaaaatgttaAAGTTCACATGTCCCATCCTCTTATGCCATAACCAAGTATCATTATGCACACTAGTACTGTAACAACTTTCCTTTTGATGCtgaatattcaaaggaaataACCTGTTTTTGGTCATCTGTACTTCAacaatcaatcttcttcttctatctctgGTGAAACACAAACCATGGTAAATATTCATAGAGTATCCTCTTTCAGATAGTTGGCCCATACTCAGCAAGTTTTGATGTAATCCTGGTACATAAAACACATCCACGATATATGCTTTTGAACCATTCTTAAGAACAATTCCAATTCTTCCTTTTTTCATAACTGGAATTGTTGAATTGTTACCAAAATTCACTGTGGATCTTACAGACTCATCTAGTCTGTCAAATAAATCTTTTCTGCCACACATATGATTGCTACAACCTGTATCCAAATACCACTTCAGTTGAGGTTGTTCTTCTGTTGTATGACATGCTAGTAACATGTTTTCAACCTTCTGCTCTTatgcttctttttcttcttgactTTCAGCAATATTAGCTTTtaaatttgatttataattattttcagaAGTCTTTCTAGGTGTTGGACACTCTGTAGCAAAATACCCAAAATCTCCACAGTTGAAACACTGAACTTTTGATCTATCAACTGGTTTTCTTCCTTGATAACCTCCAGTATTAGATCTTCCTCCATTGTTATATCTTCCTTGAAACCTTCCAGCATTAGGGTTTTCCTTGGTTGCTTCTCCATCTAACTTGACTTTGAAGtgcttcttcaactttttttgcAGCAACTGTCTTCTCTAGCAATCTTTGTTCATAGGCTTGTAATGAGACCAATAACTCATTAAGAGTCATAGTTGCAACTGTGTTGCATTCCTCTTTAGCAGTCACCTTTGATTCAAATTTCTCTGGCAAACTTCTTAATATCTTTTCAGTAACTGTTGAATCTTCTACAGTATCACCATTAGccttcatctcattgacaagattcaaAGTCTTTGAGAAAAAATCTAATATTGTTTCAGTACTTTCCATCTGCAAAAGTTCATACTTTCTCTTAAGGATTTGCAATCTAACCTTCTTGACCTTGTCATACCCTGTGTAGTAGctaactccttgatgaagaatatatgtagctttagaattcttctttttgttttcagtTAAAAGAGTTTGCGCAGCTCCTTCAACTATAGCTCCTTCTGCTGGTTCTACATAACCATCTCTCACATTATCCCATACTTCTTGATATGTAAAAATATTCTCCATCTGCAACCTCCAATGTTCAAATTTTTTACCTTTAAACACTGGTACTTTGATTGAGCTTAAACTCGTCATCATCTTCAACTTAACTTCTCGTACCCACAGCCCTAGAATCTGATACCAGATATAtaaaatatgatatcaaagacttaatgaaaacacaaaattaaactcaaacaaacttctcttaattaatttatttcgactcatggctcaacatcctatttatatgactaacaaacttgactctcaagcaaaaagactttcctaacataatcaaactctaccaaagaaacttctagacaattctcacgtaaacaaaCTCTCAAAAcaagtaatacttgcaacccaagtaaacttctaaaaacCGTACCATCGtatcaacaatacttgttgatccaTTCTCAACGTGTTAACTGTTCCAATTGATCCAACTACATtctgtcaactctcatagttgatccatactactggatcaacaacacttgttgatcCCTTCCTATCTTATtgatagtatcttggtttattcttcaacatacACAAACTTCAATTACCGAAAGTCTTGGTTTGAGACTAGTTAGTGTGATATTTTGAGAACAGTGTATTATTTTTAATACTAATGACATTTTTGTGTATTATGATCCAaatcatcaaaaagaaaacacacCGAGGGTTGATGGGGTCGAATATATTTTAGGAGCCGAGAAATGCACTTACGTAAGAAAATGAGGAACGGGTAAAAAAAATGAAGGCAAATGAGGTTTAAAGTTTTTATGTTTGATCGTTTTGTAGTATTACGTTGTTGCATCTAATGCTTTAATTTACTTGAATGTAAAATGGTACTGTATTTAGATTTTAATCATCATACTTTGATAGTACAGCCTATGACTGTCAGCCCATAACTCCTTTTTCGGTTCCATAATTATTTCAATTTACCAGAGGGGTGTTAGaattagaataaaaaaaaattcacttcttttattttcatgggagcacttttttttttacatgaagTTATATCCACGCACTGATTATCTATCAAATGCAAGTTCACAAATGGTTATCAACGATAATACGGGGTAAGAACTTGTAAtacaatatacatatatatatatacacacacatatGTGGTGAGTGGTTGCTATTGTCATGTCTACCTCTCTTTATTCTCTATCTGTAATGAGAAAAAAGGCGATTTTGAAAAAACCCAACCCTAGAACTTAAAATCCTGATTTCTTCACAATCTCTAAACCAAAATCCATGATTCTTCTTGCTTTAGACTCTCCTTCCTTTTGGCTTCAGGATTGAGATACTTTGGTGGGTGATTAGTTGTTTGGGAGGGGTGATTTAAATGAGTACGGAGTTTAAATGGTTTCAGCAGGTGACATGGGTGCTATTGCAAATGCATCTAAGTTGGCTAGGGGTGATTTGGCAGCAGAGAACCGGGTCAAGGATGTAAATGGAGGACATGAGAAGGAAGTTGGTATAGCAAAACCAATTGTAAAGAGCCCAACTAAGGTTCTGAGAATGACTAATGAAGCTCAATCTCCTAAGATTTCTAATGGGAAGCAGCAACCTTTGGATGCCAAGAACCTGGGCAAGAATTTGGAAAGGAATGCAAGTGGAGATCTTAAGAAGGCTGATGATACAACAAAACAAAATTTGGTAGATAATGGTGGGAGCTCTGTTTAAGCTACAGTAGGGAAGCTGAACTTTTAAAAAGATTCTCAGGGAGAGTGGACTGAAGCAAAAGGAAAGAATTTGGCATCCAaaaagaatccctctcccaagAAGAACCCTTTCTTGATACTTAGTGACTTTCCCTATAAATCGGAAAGTAGATTTCCTATAGATAGCAGAAAAGAGGTGTCTGGAGACATTTCTACCTCAAAAAATAGATTCCATTTAGAAGATTTTGAAGGTAACAATGTGGGTGTAGAAGAAAATTCTAAAAGGAAGGATAGGGAGCTTCAAAAGTTACATTGGGGTGGTAATCCTAGCTCCTCTAATGCCAATGAAAACTTAGGTAGAGGTTGTAGATcccatgtcaaaaaaaaaaagtagcttCTTTGGGTTTGTAGGAATTTTGTTGTTGGTTTCTCAGACTTGGTACTGGgaattgttgtttttttcttttattgatgAAGATTTACCTTCGGTGTATCGCTTAGGCGCTCCTTATCTGTTTCCCTTttatttttatcaataaaattttaacctttctacttcaaaagaaagaaacaaaactgGTTGTTATTCTCAACATACTGGAAGAGGCCGATACTGATTCCGTCTTTGGTATCTTATTgaatgaaataaaaattaattatattgactattgttgttgatatttGGAAGAGTAAACTGTTATAATTATCATTGTCAAAAGGTTAATTGGTGCATGCCGACATTGGACTATATCCGCTAGTCAGATCTGAAAATTCAAATTCACGGGAGAATCTTTACTTAATTACCTACTCTTATCCGTTGTTCCGCCATTTAAGGTTTTACTTTTTTTTCCaaggttttattttttttcttgtaatgGAGTCCAAATCAATAAAGATTCATTGAACATGTAGCTATCTGATGACCtatatttgaaaatttgaattggcCGGATAAAATCCCTTACAAATTTAGTAATCAATTTAAAACTTAGTTGTATAGGCATTtaatatatttattgttttcttaaaatttatttaaaactTAATTGTTCATCTTGaagaaacaagtccaggaacAGCCTCAAGTTACCATAGAGGTCTTCAAGAGTCGTAATATAACCTATAAAAGGTGTCAAACTCCAGACAAATCTCCCACTGCTTACCTATCACCTCACTCAATAGATACATTGCATTATCAGTATCAATCCCTATTTGGTTACGATATGGCTTCATCTGTTACGACAGAGGATCTGAAGGCGTTCCATGCAATGGATCGAGATCTTTACAAGCGACTTGTTATTGACAGTGGTCGAGACTTATTTACATGTATGCATGTGATTGCCCTGTGgatctttcttgaagaaatagGGTATCCCAATATAGTCGAGAAACTACTCAGAATGAATGATGCGGTAGTCAATTTTATACTGAATGAAGCAATTCGTTGTCTTGATTGCCTGAAATCTGTTACACCACCTATACCGGTGGTTAACATTCACGACTTACCATTAACACAAGAGTTAATGGGTAATAAGGCGATCAGTTTATCATTGGTATATCA comes from Papaver somniferum cultivar HN1 chromosome 7, ASM357369v1, whole genome shotgun sequence and encodes:
- the LOC113294074 gene encoding uncharacterized protein LOC113294074 translates to MASSVTTEDLKAFHAMDRDLYKRLVIDSGRDLFTCMHVIALWIFLEEIGYPNIVEKLLRMNDAVVNFILNEAIRCLDCLKSVTPPIPVVNIHDLPLTQELMGNKAISLSLVYQYRDDALTRVNQTVKDVFVRAFDDIVQEAVWAGRKS